The DNA region ACAAATGCAATCGAGGGTGAACTAAAGGCGATACATAAAGTTGATCCAGATAAGTGTATAGGCTGTAAAGTTTGCTATCAAAAATGTCCTAAAAAAGCTATAGAAATGATATAAGATTTAAATTTAAACAATAAGACCTTTGGTTTTATTGTTTTTTTTTTAATTGAATGATACACTAAAAAGAGTGCAATACTATGAAGTAAACAAATTAGGAGGATGAAATTTTGGACATAATACTTGCTTCTGCATCTCCAAGAAGAAAAGATATTTTAGACATATTTAACAAAGATTATATTATTAAAATTCCGTATGCAGATGAGACAATAAATAGTGAATTTTCTCCAGCAATAAATGCTATGCACATTGCTTATCTAAAGACTAAAAATATATTACAAAATAATCCAAAAGCGACTATAATTTCTGCAGATACAGTAGTAGCTATAGGTGATAAGATTTTTGGAAAGCCAAGAAGTGCAGAAGATGCTTTTGATATGCTTATTCAATTAAGTGGAAAGAAGCATTCTGTTATAACTGGATTTTGTATAGCCAATTCTGAAAAGAATATTATCTACACTGACTATGTAAAGACTGATGTTACTTTTAGAAACATATCAAAAAAATCTGTTGAAACCTACTTAAGTTCCAATGAGTATGAAGATAAAGCAGGTGCATATGCCATTCAAGGAAAAGCCAGTGTTTTTATAGATAAAATAGAAGGAGATTATTTTAATATTGTTG from Acetoanaerobium noterae includes:
- a CDS encoding Maf family protein produces the protein MDIILASASPRRKDILDIFNKDYIIKIPYADETINSEFSPAINAMHIAYLKTKNILQNNPKATIISADTVVAIGDKIFGKPRSAEDAFDMLIQLSGKKHSVITGFCIANSEKNIIYTDYVKTDVTFRNISKKSVETYLSSNEYEDKAGAYAIQGKASVFIDKIEGDYFNIVGLPISEINKVLTELFSLSLI